One segment of Spiroplasma cantharicola DNA contains the following:
- a CDS encoding Asp23/Gls24 family envelope stress response protein → MINKAILDSISNAVVTVPGVASFANYAAKSESELKTEDIAKAVEMVSTDTMDRVKVHIILINGVNIRDVVSEVQIRVKYELEKLSQFVRNYIVDIAVDDLIVV, encoded by the coding sequence ATGATAAATAAAGCCATTTTAGATTCTATATCAAATGCTGTTGTTACAGTTCCTGGTGTAGCTTCATTTGCAAATTATGCAGCAAAATCAGAATCTGAGTTAAAAACTGAAGATATTGCAAAAGCAGTTGAGATGGTTTCAACTGATACAATGGACAGAGTAAAAGTACATATTATTTTAATCAATGGAGTTAACATACGAGACGTTGTTAGTGAAGTTCAAATACGTGTAAAGTATGAATTAGAAAAGCTTTCTCAGTTCGTGCGAAATTATATAGTTGATATTGCAGTAGATGATCTTATTGTCGTTTAG
- the rpmB gene encoding 50S ribosomal protein L28 — protein MARKDGLTGKGPLSGNSRSHAMNASKRKWNLNLQKVQVMDDNGKVMTLKVSARTLRTLKRNNQLAK, from the coding sequence ATGGCAAGAAAAGACGGTTTAACAGGTAAAGGTCCTTTGTCAGGTAATTCAAGATCACATGCTATGAATGCCAGCAAAAGAAAATGAAACCTTAATTTACAGAAAGTTCAAGTAATGGATGATAACGGAAAAGTTATGACTTTGAAAGTTTCAGCAAGAACACTTAGAACTTTAAAAAGAAATAATCAATTAGCAAAATAA
- a CDS encoding thiamine diphosphokinase gives MKDKALIVISETNINLKHFQKTHLIVGIERGCLDLIKKDISIDIAMSDFDQVTQEEFQIIKSKAKKTISFNQEKDYLDGIASILYLKEKGIKDITMIVNPSKRYDMNLTIIEYVFKHNLKIFNEQSIIFRLNAGENTIDFNKYQDFTYVSLFSLKDNKITIIGMKYEVANVELKAFNSFAYSNQFLPYVNPKIVLEEEVMVIMTK, from the coding sequence TTGAAGGATAAGGCATTAATTGTAATATCAGAAACTAATATTAACTTAAAACATTTTCAAAAAACTCACTTAATTGTTGGTATTGAAAGAGGATGCTTAGATCTAATAAAAAAAGATATTAGTATTGATATTGCAATGTCTGATTTTGATCAAGTTACACAAGAAGAATTTCAAATTATTAAGTCAAAGGCTAAAAAAACCATTTCTTTTAATCAGGAAAAGGATTATTTAGATGGTATTGCTTCAATTCTTTATTTAAAAGAAAAAGGAATAAAAGATATCACAATGATAGTAAATCCATCAAAAAGATATGATATGAATTTAACTATTATTGAATATGTGTTTAAACATAATTTGAAAATATTTAACGAGCAATCAATTATTTTTAGATTAAATGCTGGTGAAAATACTATAGATTTTAATAAATATCAAGATTTTACATATGTTTCATTATTTAGTCTAAAAGATAACAAAATTACTATTATTGGAATGAAATATGAAGTAGCAAATGTTGAATTAAAAGCTTTTAACTCTTTTGCATATTCTAACCAATTTTTACCATATGTTAACCCTAAAATAGTTTTAGAAGAAGAAGTTATGGTAATTATGACAAAATAA
- a CDS encoding ribulose-phosphate 3-epimerase, producing MAKFIVAPSILTANFLDLKSDLDKLEKVKIKWIHYDVMDYNFVPNLSFGPKILTDIVASYNFKMDLHLMVKIENISVEQYLKPFLVKNVKQITIHFEALTEKQIEDFLKFCANNNIIPSISINPDTDVKSIEKYLSKIGNVLIMSVYPGFGGQSFIASSLEKIKKLRELKNKHKYIYSIQVDGGINDDTYKLVQNAGVDMIVAGSYLVGPNVENLMERVTKLEG from the coding sequence ATGGCAAAATTTATTGTAGCTCCAAGTATTTTAACTGCTAATTTTTTAGATTTAAAATCTGATTTAGATAAGTTAGAAAAGGTAAAAATTAAGTGAATTCATTATGATGTGATGGATTATAATTTTGTTCCTAATTTATCTTTTGGACCAAAAATATTAACAGATATAGTTGCTAGTTATAATTTTAAAATGGACTTACATTTAATGGTTAAAATTGAAAATATTAGTGTAGAGCAATATTTAAAACCTTTCCTTGTAAAAAATGTAAAACAAATTACGATACATTTTGAAGCTTTAACAGAAAAACAAATTGAAGATTTTTTAAAATTTTGTGCCAATAACAATATAATTCCATCAATTTCAATTAATCCTGATACTGATGTTAAAAGCATTGAAAAGTATTTATCTAAAATTGGAAATGTTTTAATAATGAGTGTATATCCAGGTTTTGGGGGACAGTCTTTTATTGCCAGTTCATTAGAAAAAATAAAAAAATTAAGAGAATTAAAAAATAAGCATAAGTACATTTATTCAATACAAGTTGATGGTGGGATAAATGACGATACTTATAAACTTGTACAAAATGCTGGAGTTGATATGATTGTTGCGGGTAGTTACCTTGTGGGTCCGAATGTTGAAAATTTAATGGAAAGGGTTACTAAACTTGAAGGATAA
- the rsgA gene encoding ribosome small subunit-dependent GTPase A — protein sequence MNQGIILKILSEYAYVLFEKNLYECKATGKVRHSNQKPTTGDYVNFEITDKQNFKGSLTEILKRKNELYRPRIANIDQVVIITSLREPILNTYTLNKYLFFLETLHLKPILAFTKADLTNQDDEEILKAKLYKTIGYEVYLINNMIDTDKNWNEFLKSLENKTSVFTGQTGAGKSTTLNHIIPNVSEKTQEISKALNRGKHTTTKNELFIYKNSLIGDTPGFSSFEYKEITKEEIALSINFFKDIKCKFNNCLHINNTPGCKVIEAVKNNSFPQFIYDDYVKIQLEIENQRRRY from the coding sequence ATGAATCAAGGAATTATTTTAAAAATATTAAGTGAGTATGCTTATGTATTGTTTGAAAAGAATTTATACGAATGTAAGGCAACAGGTAAAGTAAGACATAGCAATCAAAAACCAACAACAGGGGATTATGTTAATTTTGAAATTACTGATAAACAAAACTTTAAGGGTTCTTTAACAGAAATTTTGAAAAGAAAAAATGAATTATATAGACCAAGAATAGCAAATATAGATCAAGTAGTTATTATAACTTCTTTGAGAGAACCGATTTTGAATACTTACACACTTAATAAGTATTTATTTTTTCTTGAAACTCTTCATTTAAAACCAATTTTAGCTTTTACAAAAGCAGATTTAACAAATCAAGATGATGAAGAAATTTTAAAAGCTAAATTATATAAAACTATTGGCTATGAAGTATATTTAATAAATAACATGATTGATACTGATAAAAATTGAAATGAGTTTTTAAAAAGTTTAGAAAATAAAACATCAGTTTTTACTGGACAAACGGGTGCAGGAAAATCAACAACTTTAAATCATATTATTCCAAATGTTTCTGAAAAGACCCAAGAAATTTCAAAGGCCTTGAATAGAGGTAAGCATACAACTACAAAAAATGAATTATTTATCTATAAAAATTCATTAATTGGTGATACACCAGGCTTTTCATCATTTGAATATAAAGAAATTACTAAGGAAGAAATTGCCTTGAGTATTAATTTCTTTAAAGATATCAAATGTAAATTTAACAATTGTTTACATATTAACAACACCCCTGGTTGCAAAGTAATTGAGGCTGTAAAAAATAATAGTTTTCCACAATTTATATATGATGACTATGTAAAAATTCAATTGGAAATAGAAAATCAAAGGAGAAGATATTAA
- a CDS encoding serine/threonine-protein kinase — MNKYEPGSLINERYEVISQLGKGGMASVFKAYDIITRNVVAVKVVAPEIVVKPVGQERFDIEKEAFAKLGSNPYVVKLFDIIQNGDEWFIILECVEGGTLKDKFQDFGSMTLKEIKYYFSRICDALSEAHKLGIIHRDIKPDNVLLTQAGDVKLGDFGISVMEGKSSEVNKAIGTPKYMPPEIIAAQGPSPRSDIYSLGIMLYEVATGVAPFTAKEAPKIAAKHLKETPTSPKLINPSIPQSLENLILKMIEKEPDNRFNNIDEVKSDLLRIKRSDNPKPYIYHKKVTLIMNDGKRKLQVGNTLDKLPAIAKTRFVASFLIVIISLIVLIVLLMVL; from the coding sequence ATGAATAAGTATGAACCAGGGTCATTAATAAATGAAAGATATGAAGTTATTAGCCAACTTGGGAAAGGTGGTATGGCTTCTGTATTTAAAGCATATGATATAATAACAAGAAATGTTGTTGCAGTAAAAGTTGTAGCGCCAGAAATTGTTGTTAAACCTGTTGGACAAGAAAGATTTGATATTGAAAAAGAAGCTTTTGCAAAATTAGGTTCTAATCCCTATGTTGTAAAACTTTTTGATATTATCCAAAATGGAGATGAATGATTTATTATTTTAGAATGTGTTGAGGGTGGAACTTTAAAAGATAAGTTTCAAGATTTTGGTTCAATGACATTAAAGGAAATTAAGTATTATTTCTCAAGAATTTGTGATGCTTTATCAGAGGCACATAAATTAGGAATTATTCATAGAGATATTAAACCTGATAATGTTTTATTAACTCAGGCTGGTGATGTTAAATTAGGTGATTTTGGAATTTCCGTTATGGAAGGTAAATCTTCAGAAGTTAATAAAGCAATTGGAACTCCAAAGTATATGCCCCCAGAAATAATTGCAGCTCAAGGCCCATCGCCTAGAAGTGATATTTATTCACTAGGTATTATGCTTTATGAAGTAGCAACAGGAGTTGCTCCTTTTACTGCAAAAGAAGCCCCTAAAATTGCAGCTAAACACTTAAAAGAAACACCAACAAGTCCAAAATTAATAAATCCCTCAATACCACAAAGTCTTGAAAATTTAATTTTAAAAATGATAGAAAAGGAACCTGATAATAGGTTTAATAATATTGATGAAGTTAAAAGTGATCTTTTAAGAATTAAAAGATCAGATAATCCAAAGCCCTATATCTATCATAAAAAAGTAACTTTAATTATGAATGATGGTAAAAGGAAACTTCAAGTAGGAAATACTTTGGATAAATTACCAGCAATTGCCAAGACTAGATTTGTAGCAAGTTTTTTAATAGTTATTATTTCACTTATCGTCCTTATTGTTCTGTTAATGGTATTATAA
- a CDS encoding PP2C family protein-serine/threonine phosphatase: protein MKFKSAMLSDIGNYRKTNQDYLDFSTKKTGEALGVVCDGMGGHAYGEVASKLAVEKFIEYFNENDFSKLNQKEINRWLRSCVNNILTEMVEYSNDRFETKDMGTTLTAILFTKEGGFVINVGDSRTYKLVNDSLFQITEDQNLWNSTPEAERRDIQMSGIYEKANDVTFWKVLTSALGPQKTLRIDTYFVENQEGIYMLTTDGVHDYIDQEIVASTLANKKVKLKDKASLIIEDAKDNISTDNLSILIIEAE, encoded by the coding sequence ATGAAATTTAAAAGTGCAATGTTAAGTGATATTGGTAATTATAGAAAAACTAATCAGGACTATCTTGATTTTTCAACAAAAAAAACAGGAGAAGCTTTAGGAGTTGTTTGCGATGGAATGGGTGGTCACGCTTATGGTGAAGTAGCATCAAAGTTAGCTGTTGAAAAATTTATTGAATATTTTAATGAAAATGATTTTTCTAAACTTAATCAAAAAGAAATAAATAGATGATTGAGAAGCTGTGTAAATAATATATTAACTGAAATGGTTGAATATTCAAATGATAGATTTGAAACAAAAGATATGGGAACAACATTAACAGCCATTTTGTTTACAAAAGAGGGTGGATTTGTAATCAATGTTGGAGATTCAAGAACTTATAAATTAGTTAATGATAGTTTATTTCAAATAACAGAAGACCAAAATTTATGAAACTCTACTCCAGAAGCAGAACGAAGAGATATTCAAATGTCAGGAATTTATGAAAAAGCTAATGATGTTACTTTTTGAAAAGTTCTAACAAGTGCTTTAGGTCCACAAAAAACATTAAGAATTGATACTTATTTTGTTGAAAATCAAGAAGGTATATACATGTTAACAACTGATGGTGTTCATGATTATATTGATCAAGAAATTGTAGCCTCTACTTTAGCAAATAAAAAAGTTAAATTAAAGGATAAAGCAAGTTTAATAATAGAAGATGCAAAAGATAATATATCAACAGATAATTTATCAATATTAATTATTGAAGCAGAGTAA
- the rlmN gene encoding 23S rRNA (adenine(2503)-C(2))-methyltransferase RlmN has protein sequence MEQTSIFRYTIQELEDILVENGFKKFSAKQVYDWIYIKMETKFDNMTNLSKELREFLNARFVTNLLKDLVTEESKDGTIKILFMLDDKKSIETVLMPQKYGQSVCVTTQVGCKMSCKFCASGLIKTERNLSADEIVRQIYTMNLFLKEKYKNDPENKRARVSHIVVMGIGEPFDNYENVLKFIKIINDKNGFEIGARHITISTCGIVPKIKEFADLKTQINLAISLHASNDDVRNQLMPINKAYPVKVLLDSVRYYVDQTNRRVTFEYILIDGLNDKPEHALELAKIIRGINAYVNLIPYNEVEENPYRKSTRVDEFFKILKKQNITAIVRKEFGADIDAACGQLRAKREGVIKNEI, from the coding sequence ATGGAACAAACAAGTATATTTAGGTACACAATTCAAGAATTAGAAGATATTCTTGTAGAAAATGGATTTAAAAAATTTTCTGCTAAACAAGTTTATGATTGAATTTACATTAAAATGGAAACAAAATTTGATAATATGACTAATTTAAGTAAGGAGTTAAGAGAATTTCTTAATGCAAGATTTGTAACTAATTTACTTAAGGATCTAGTTACTGAAGAGTCTAAAGATGGAACAATAAAAATTTTATTTATGTTAGATGATAAAAAATCAATTGAAACTGTTCTTATGCCTCAGAAGTACGGACAGTCAGTTTGTGTTACAACACAAGTAGGATGTAAAATGTCTTGTAAATTTTGTGCCTCTGGTTTAATAAAAACAGAGAGAAACTTATCAGCTGATGAGATAGTTAGACAAATATATACAATGAATTTATTTTTAAAAGAAAAATATAAAAATGACCCAGAAAATAAAAGGGCTAGAGTTAGTCATATTGTTGTTATGGGAATTGGCGAACCATTTGATAATTATGAAAATGTATTGAAATTTATAAAAATAATTAATGATAAAAATGGCTTTGAAATTGGAGCTAGACATATTACAATCTCAACTTGTGGAATTGTTCCAAAAATTAAAGAATTTGCGGATTTAAAAACTCAAATAAATCTTGCAATCTCCTTGCATGCTTCAAATGATGATGTGAGAAATCAATTAATGCCAATTAATAAAGCATATCCAGTTAAAGTATTATTAGATTCCGTAAGATACTATGTGGATCAAACAAATAGAAGAGTTACTTTTGAATATATTTTAATTGATGGATTAAATGATAAGCCAGAGCATGCGTTAGAATTAGCAAAAATTATTAGAGGGATTAACGCATATGTTAATTTAATTCCTTATAATGAAGTTGAAGAAAACCCATATAGAAAATCAACTAGAGTAGATGAATTTTTCAAGATATTAAAGAAACAAAATATTACTGCAATTGTAAGAAAAGAATTTGGCGCAGATATTGACGCGGCTTGTGGCCAGTTAAGAGCTAAAAGGGAAGGTGTCATAAAAAATGAAATTTAA